The Kineothrix sp. IPX-CK genomic interval AGTATGCTTTTTCAACCGCCGTGTGGATCTGTGAATCGATCATCTATTTCTTAAAGTATTCCTCTGATCTTATGGAGGAATCAGCAGCAGAGTTCTATTCCCTGCCGGCAAAGAAAGGAGGAAGTTTATGAAAGTCGCTTTATTTGCAGATACCTATCTGCCGCAAATCAATGGGGTTACAAATACCCTGAACAAACTTACTCAATACTATAAGGACAATGATATCGATTATAAAGTCTTTGTACCGGAATACGATATCAAGTCAGAGGATTACAACATTGAACGCTTCTACAGCATCAAATTCGTATTATATCCTGAAAATAGAATTGCATTCCCGAATACATTTCGTATTTCTTCAACATTATCTGATTTTCAGCCGGATATCATCCATATCATGACAGAATTCAATATGGGAATGGCAGGACTCAATTATGGTAAGAAGCACGGCATTCCCACGGTATCAAATTATACCACGAACTTTTCGCAATACTCGGATTACTATGGGTTTAATTTCATGAAGCAGCCTATCTGGAATTACATGAAATGGTTTCATACACAAAATGATGTCACCCTATGTCCCTCCCGCTCTGCACAAAAGCTTCTTCACAGCCAGGGTATCCATAATACGCGTATTTTTTCCAGAGGCATCGATTTTAAAAGCTTTCACCCAATGTTTCGAAATAACAAACTGCGGGAACAGCTTGGGATCTCAGATAAGATCGCCTTTCTTTATGTAGGCAGGATCTCCCATGAAAAAGATCTGGATATCTTAAGTACGAGTTATGAATCAATTCACCGGAAATATAATGATCGTGTTGCAATGATAGTTACAGGGGATGGTCCCTTGCTGGAAAAATGCAGGCAGATGTTTCCCAAAGATACCATATTCACCGGATTTAAAAAGGGAAAGGAACTATCAGAAATATATGCCTCCAGCGATATTTTTGTCTGTCCTTCGTCTACAGAAACCTTCGGTAATGTTATCTTGGAGGCAATGTCTTCGGGGCTTCCGGTAATTGGAGCAGATGCCGGGGGTGTGGGAGAAATCATTCAACATGGAGTGACCGGCGTCAAGTTTGCCAAAAGGGATTCTGCCGAACTCACACAATGCATGGCACAGCTCGTGGAAGATATCGATTTGAGTGACTATCTCAGCACAAATGGCAGAGAATTCGCAGCCGGCAGATCATGGGAGAAAGTATTTAACAGTCTTATCGATATTTATCAGGAAACTTTAGAAAATAGGGCCAAACCCTCACTTCATTTTCATAAAGCTTAAGGTTCAACCCCATTTTATCTGTGCCGAAATCCGCCAATTTCTTTATATTGACAGATTTCGGTCTTTATTATCATTCAGCCGTTTCTTCTTTTCTTATTTCTTTCGTTCTGATTTCTTTGCATATCTGCTCTACGAATTCATCCAGAGACTTCACACCCTCGTCGCCCGCAAAACGGCTTCTTACGGAAACGGTCTTATCCTCTTCTTCTTTCTGTCCGACTACAAGCATATACGGAATCTTTGCCAGTCTCGCCTCACGGATTTTAAAGCCAATTTTCTCAGAGCGTCCGTCCGTAGCGGCAAGAACGCCGTTTTCCTTTAATTTCGCTTCCACTTCTTCCGCATATTTTTCATATTTCTCGGAAATAGGAAGAATGCGTACCTGTTCCGGGCAGAGCCATGTAGGAAACTTTCCTTCATATTTTTCAATCAGCCACGCCAGCGTTCTTTCGTAGCAGCCCAGAGACGTTCTGTGGATGATATAGGGCCTCTTCTTTTCGCCGTCCTTATCCACAAAGGTCATATCGAAGCGTTCCGCAAGGAACATATCGAGCTGGATCGTAATCATCGTATCCTCTTTGCCATATACGTTCTTCGCCTGAATATCCAGCTTCGGACCATAGAATGCTGCCTCTCCTTCTTCCTCCGTATACTCGATACCGATATGATTCAAAATCGAGCGCATCATATCCTGAACCTTATCCCAAAGCTCGGCGTTGCCAAGGTAATGCTCCTGATTGTTCGGATCCCATAAGGACAAGCGGTACGATACGTCGTCCTGAAGTCCGAGGGTAGTCATGCAGTATTTCGCAAGGTCCACACAACCCTTGAATTCCTCTTCCACCTGATCCGGACGCACGATGAGATGCCCCTCGGAAATCGTGAACTGGCGCACACGGGTAAGTCCGTGCATCTCTCCCGAATCTTCATTCCTGAAAAGTGTGGACGTCTCCCCGTAGCGGCAGGGAAGATCTCTATAGGATTTCTGGCTCTGCTTATATACATAGTACTGGAACGGACAGGTCATAGGACGAAGGGCGAATACCTCGGCGTTCTCGTCATTTTCATCTCCCAGCACGAACATGCCCTCTTTGTAGTGATCCCAATGGTCGGAAATTACATACAAATCTTTTTTTGCCATAAGAGGTGTCTTCGTTCTCATATAGCCGCGCTTTTCTTCTTCGTCCTCGATCCAGCGCTGCATCGTCTGAATCATCTTCGCTCCCTTGGGCATCAGCAGCGGAAGTCCCTGGCCGATTACGTCAACCGTAGCAAAAAGCTCCATCTCACGTCCTAATTTATTGTGGTCGCGTTTCTTAATGTTATCCAAATACTCCAAATAATCGGCAAGCTCTTCTTTCTTGTTAAATGCCGTACCATAAATTCTCTGGAGCATCTTGTTGTCGGAATTGCCTCTCCAATAAGCGCCTGAGGAGGAAATCAGCTTAAACGCCTTGATCCCTTTCGTGCTCATAAGATGAGGTCCCGCACACAAATCTACAAAATCTCCCTGACTATAGAAGGAAATCACCGCATCTTCGGGAAGGTCGCGAATCAGCTCCACCTTATATGGTTCGCTCTTCTCTTCCATGAATTTTATCGCCTCTTCACGGGAAAGCGTGAACTTCTCCAGGGCGTTCCCTTCCTTGATGATCTTCTTCATCTCCGCTTCCAGATTGTCGAGATCCTCTCTCGTAAAAGGCTCATGTTCAAAATCATAATAGAAGCCGGTGTCGATGCTCGGCCCGATAGCCAGCTTTGCGTCGGGATATAATCTCTTGACCGCCTCCGCCAGCACATGAGAAGCCGTATGTCTGACTACTCGTATTCCCTCTTTATCGTTTGCAGTCAAAATATTGAGTGCACAATCGTGCTCTACAACAGT includes:
- the thrS gene encoding threonine--tRNA ligase, with the translated sequence MKVTLKDGSSKEYVSPMRVIDIAADISEGLGRAACAGEIDGKAVDLRTVVEHDCALNILTANDKEGIRVVRHTASHVLAEAVKRLYPDAKLAIGPSIDTGFYYDFEHEPFTREDLDNLEAEMKKIIKEGNALEKFTLSREEAIKFMEEKSEPYKVELIRDLPEDAVISFYSQGDFVDLCAGPHLMSTKGIKAFKLISSSGAYWRGNSDNKMLQRIYGTAFNKKEELADYLEYLDNIKKRDHNKLGREMELFATVDVIGQGLPLLMPKGAKMIQTMQRWIEDEEEKRGYMRTKTPLMAKKDLYVISDHWDHYKEGMFVLGDENDENAEVFALRPMTCPFQYYVYKQSQKSYRDLPCRYGETSTLFRNEDSGEMHGLTRVRQFTISEGHLIVRPDQVEEEFKGCVDLAKYCMTTLGLQDDVSYRLSLWDPNNQEHYLGNAELWDKVQDMMRSILNHIGIEYTEEEGEAAFYGPKLDIQAKNVYGKEDTMITIQLDMFLAERFDMTFVDKDGEKKRPYIIHRTSLGCYERTLAWLIEKYEGKFPTWLCPEQVRILPISEKYEKYAEEVEAKLKENGVLAATDGRSEKIGFKIREARLAKIPYMLVVGQKEEEDKTVSVRSRFAGDEGVKSLDEFVEQICKEIRTKEIRKEETAE
- a CDS encoding glycosyltransferase family 1 protein, producing MKVALFADTYLPQINGVTNTLNKLTQYYKDNDIDYKVFVPEYDIKSEDYNIERFYSIKFVLYPENRIAFPNTFRISSTLSDFQPDIIHIMTEFNMGMAGLNYGKKHGIPTVSNYTTNFSQYSDYYGFNFMKQPIWNYMKWFHTQNDVTLCPSRSAQKLLHSQGIHNTRIFSRGIDFKSFHPMFRNNKLREQLGISDKIAFLYVGRISHEKDLDILSTSYESIHRKYNDRVAMIVTGDGPLLEKCRQMFPKDTIFTGFKKGKELSEIYASSDIFVCPSSTETFGNVILEAMSSGLPVIGADAGGVGEIIQHGVTGVKFAKRDSAELTQCMAQLVEDIDLSDYLSTNGREFAAGRSWEKVFNSLIDIYQETLENRAKPSLHFHKA